A genomic window from Maridesulfovibrio sp. includes:
- a CDS encoding class I SAM-dependent methyltransferase, with amino-acid sequence MLTASPELRKKIRLLIRKFSRHEMKQWEKILAPLDRNMRILEVGCGRGGKTDFLHAQGFRNILGVEKNEFQVRECLKRGLDVVTLDEFSTRHSDEKFDFIVLSHIIEHFDFSSLVEFIDGYLAYLKPGGMLLIATPMLHPHFWLDLDHQKPYYPQGIKNFYSGADEQVGFTSKYRLKLKDIRFRRSPFRVKNDRSLLLKKNDLPILLLNVLSSVLFKFSFSVFGYKSGWIGLYKMKS; translated from the coding sequence ATGTTGACTGCGAGTCCTGAGTTGAGAAAGAAAATACGTTTGCTGATCAGGAAATTTTCACGTCATGAAATGAAGCAATGGGAAAAAATTCTTGCGCCTTTGGACCGTAATATGCGCATTCTTGAAGTAGGCTGTGGAAGAGGCGGCAAAACAGATTTCCTGCACGCGCAGGGCTTCAGGAATATTCTGGGTGTAGAGAAAAACGAATTTCAAGTCCGGGAATGCCTCAAGCGCGGTTTGGATGTGGTTACCCTTGATGAATTTTCAACTCGGCATTCTGATGAAAAGTTTGATTTTATCGTGCTTTCCCACATAATTGAGCACTTTGATTTCAGCAGTCTGGTTGAATTCATTGACGGTTATCTGGCTTATTTAAAGCCCGGAGGAATGCTGCTTATTGCCACGCCCATGCTGCATCCGCATTTCTGGCTCGATCTTGATCACCAGAAACCGTATTACCCGCAGGGAATTAAGAATTTCTACAGCGGTGCGGATGAGCAGGTCGGTTTTACTTCCAAGTACAGGCTGAAGCTCAAGGATATCCGTTTTCGCCGGAGTCCGTTCAGGGTAAAAAATGACCGCAGCCTGCTCTTAAAGAAGAATGATTTACCCATACTTTTATTAAATGTACTGAGCTCAGTCTTATTCAAGTTCAGTTTTTCAGTCTTCGGCTATAAAAGCGGGTGGATCGGTCTATACAAAATGAAATCCTGA
- a CDS encoding LytTR family DNA-binding domain-containing protein: MPTAQQIRCILIDDEAPALDELNFLLSSFKDIDVIGTATSATKGIQLITEKEPDLVFLDIQMPGKNGFDVLQELLQLPEPPLVIFATAYDEYALQAFEENAVDYILKPLSSERLAKSIQRVRCLVYANCEEKVEMPDMNGLLGSMGLGGVVLRISVEANGRILLLEPTDVILCRVEDRKIMIHTQKGVFTCYGDKTLDKLEERLHGQPFFRTSRSEMVNLTHVRDFAPWFNGKYVVTMKHIPEQEIIISKGRVKDFRHRLGLA, translated from the coding sequence ATGCCAACCGCACAACAAATACGCTGCATTCTCATAGACGATGAAGCACCAGCCTTAGATGAACTCAATTTCCTGCTTTCAAGCTTCAAGGATATTGATGTCATAGGCACGGCGACATCGGCCACCAAAGGAATTCAGCTCATTACTGAAAAAGAACCGGACCTTGTTTTTCTGGATATCCAGATGCCCGGCAAAAACGGATTTGATGTACTACAGGAATTGCTGCAACTGCCTGAACCGCCGCTGGTTATTTTTGCCACAGCCTATGATGAGTATGCCCTGCAGGCTTTTGAAGAAAATGCCGTGGACTACATACTCAAACCTCTTTCCAGCGAAAGACTGGCCAAAAGCATTCAAAGGGTGCGCTGTTTGGTATACGCCAACTGCGAAGAAAAGGTCGAAATGCCGGACATGAACGGCCTGCTCGGCAGCATGGGGTTAGGCGGCGTGGTGCTGCGAATCTCAGTGGAAGCAAATGGAAGAATCCTGCTCCTTGAACCAACCGATGTAATTCTCTGCCGGGTTGAAGACCGTAAAATCATGATCCATACCCAGAAAGGAGTCTTTACCTGCTACGGAGACAAGACTCTTGATAAGCTGGAAGAACGTTTGCATGGGCAACCTTTCTTTCGCACCAGCCGAAGCGAAATGGTAAATCTGACTCATGTGCGGGATTTTGCTCCATGGTTCAACGGCAAATACGTAGTTACCATGAAACATATCCCGGAGCAGGAAATAATTATCAGCAAAGGGAGGGTCAAAGACTTCCGCCACCGTTTGGGGCTGGCCTGA
- a CDS encoding glycosyltransferase, producing the protein MDKTYNILMYSHDTYGLGHIRRTMAIASQLKCKGVNILILTGSPIVGRFEFPEQIDFVRVPGMIKRSNDLYVPHSIKIEPVHAMSIRQSIIDATAKSFRPDLFIVDKAPKGMKHEIMPTLEWMKQIGQTRTILGLRDIMDDSESTINDWTDKGIYDVLENLYSEIWVYGHKEYYDPIKEYAIPESISKKMVFTGYIPRKIHSRSCPEKRKNGKKLVVITAGGGGDGYPMMDAYLKALEKYNPQHFRTVMVTGPFMSKEQRLDLSNRAKNLSVTFYHFYRRMEKLFSNADLVVSMGGYNTICEILSHKQISLIIPRETPRLEQTIRANVLKEQNLADFLPWHQLGPDTIMEKVDHLLNNSNSIREAIKNFNFTGLEVMRDRVGYFKDNC; encoded by the coding sequence ATGGACAAGACTTACAACATCTTAATGTATTCCCATGACACTTACGGTCTTGGGCACATCCGTCGTACGATGGCTATCGCATCACAACTGAAATGCAAAGGGGTAAACATCCTTATCCTTACCGGGTCTCCCATTGTGGGCCGGTTTGAATTTCCAGAACAGATCGACTTTGTACGTGTTCCCGGTATGATAAAAAGGTCCAACGACCTTTACGTTCCACACTCAATCAAAATTGAACCTGTGCATGCCATGTCCATCCGCCAGTCAATCATTGATGCCACAGCCAAAAGTTTCCGCCCGGACCTGTTCATTGTCGACAAGGCTCCAAAAGGTATGAAGCATGAGATTATGCCTACTCTTGAGTGGATGAAGCAGATCGGGCAGACCCGGACAATTCTAGGGCTGCGTGACATCATGGATGACTCCGAAAGTACTATCAATGATTGGACCGACAAAGGCATCTATGATGTACTGGAAAATTTATATTCCGAAATCTGGGTATACGGACACAAGGAATATTATGATCCTATTAAAGAATACGCCATTCCTGAATCCATCAGTAAAAAAATGGTTTTTACCGGATATATTCCCCGGAAAATCCACAGCCGTTCCTGCCCTGAAAAGCGCAAAAACGGTAAAAAACTTGTAGTCATAACCGCCGGAGGCGGAGGTGACGGATATCCCATGATGGATGCGTACCTGAAAGCGCTGGAAAAATACAATCCGCAGCACTTCAGAACGGTTATGGTTACCGGACCCTTTATGTCCAAAGAACAGCGGCTTGATCTTTCCAACAGGGCAAAAAACCTTTCAGTAACATTTTACCATTTCTATAGAAGGATGGAAAAACTGTTCAGCAATGCCGATCTTGTGGTCAGCATGGGTGGATACAACACCATATGCGAAATACTGTCCCACAAACAGATCAGCCTGATAATTCCCCGCGAAACTCCGCGCCTTGAACAGACCATCCGCGCCAATGTTCTTAAGGAACAGAATCTTGCTGATTTTCTCCCTTGGCATCAGCTGGGGCCTGACACAATTATGGAAAAGGTGGACCACCTGCTGAATAATTCAAATTCTATTCGGGAAGCCATTAAAAACTTCAACTTCACCGGCCTTGAGGTCATGCGTGACCGAGTGGGCTACTTTAAAGACAACTGCTGA
- a CDS encoding phosphatidylserine decarboxylase — MDYIEYVDRETGSLCREKVPGERWLKWLYHHPMGKMALHGLVKRKLVSAYYGYLMDRPESCKKIAGFVKDLQINMDEVTRPIENYKSFNDFFIRELKSDARPVDKAEDAIVSPADGKVLAFENIRNTGSFFVKGQSFSLEKFLQNGHLVDKYKDGSLLIFRLAPVDYHRFHFPASGLISASNQINGSYFSVSPYAVKGMLSVYWENKREYSILKTEQAGDILLCEVGATMVGSIIQNYAPDSKVNKGQEKGWFKFGGSTVIMLLEKDKAGIDSDILKNSGKGLETSIKMGQHIATANL; from the coding sequence ATGGATTACATCGAATACGTTGACCGGGAAACAGGCTCCCTCTGCCGGGAAAAAGTACCTGGAGAGCGGTGGCTCAAATGGCTCTATCATCACCCCATGGGAAAAATGGCGCTTCATGGTTTAGTTAAAAGAAAATTAGTATCTGCATATTATGGCTACCTCATGGATAGGCCTGAATCATGTAAAAAAATAGCTGGTTTTGTGAAAGACCTGCAAATCAACATGGATGAAGTTACTCGTCCTATTGAAAATTACAAATCATTCAACGACTTTTTTATCCGAGAACTTAAATCTGATGCCAGACCCGTCGATAAAGCGGAAGATGCGATAGTATCGCCAGCTGACGGTAAAGTTCTTGCTTTCGAGAACATCAGAAATACTGGTTCTTTCTTTGTGAAAGGACAATCTTTTTCTTTGGAGAAGTTCCTGCAGAACGGCCACTTGGTCGATAAATACAAAGATGGGAGCCTGTTAATTTTCCGTCTTGCCCCTGTCGACTACCACCGTTTCCATTTTCCAGCTTCCGGCCTGATTTCAGCCTCTAACCAGATAAACGGTTCCTACTTTTCCGTTTCACCGTACGCTGTTAAAGGCATGCTCAGCGTATACTGGGAAAACAAAAGGGAATACAGTATTCTCAAAACAGAACAAGCCGGAGATATTCTGCTCTGCGAAGTGGGCGCAACCATGGTCGGGTCCATAATCCAGAACTACGCTCCTGACAGCAAAGTAAATAAAGGTCAGGAAAAAGGATGGTTTAAATTCGGCGGATCAACAGTCATAATGCTGCTTGAAAAGGACAAGGCCGGAATTGATTCAGACATCCTGAAAAATAGCGGCAAAGGGCTGGAAACGAGCATAAAAATGGGTCAGCACATAGCCACAGCAAATCTTTAG
- a CDS encoding mechanosensitive ion channel domain-containing protein, producing MRSKTIRTLPVIFALSSFLMLMPIKGIAQTETIAATLEKAQTADIQSDTKADTLANLLQYKSELEKQIKKVKNELKKTSHPMDKETLTLRLTDLIAQLNEVSQNFVKVATGMDLSVFNENSQHNFVWQEEIETLVRPLLQELKEMTKRPRQIERLKSRVAYFESRLPRAKEAVENISTLINEAKSPALKAELEVLKTEFEKRQINIDNQLDVAQFELAELTKDKQSFYESTKKVMAVFFKSRGKNILFAILAFAGVFFFFRFVDRLFKKSHPAFKSKERPFYVRLIEVILLIFTVIAATSASLFTLYISGDWFLLSLAIIFIIGALWTAREGFTRYYEQVKLILNLGSVRENERIIYNGVPWQVERIALYAKLKNPALSPSKIRLPIGKLENIVSRPIGKSEPWFPCMIDDWVILSDGVRGKVISQSPDMVELIQRGGTYVTYQTSSFLSRNPKNLSRNFRLKSVFGIDYSHQAESTSTILAQAKEFISARLDEEGYTKHVLNLNVEFESAAASSLNIVIIADFHRDIAELYGRLQRALQRYSVDACTHYGWGIPFNQLVIHNPE from the coding sequence ATGAGATCAAAAACTATACGAACTCTACCAGTAATATTTGCATTATCCTCTTTTCTTATGCTGATGCCGATTAAAGGCATTGCGCAAACAGAAACTATCGCTGCAACTCTGGAAAAAGCACAGACCGCAGACATACAAAGCGACACCAAAGCTGACACTCTGGCGAACCTGCTGCAATACAAAAGCGAACTTGAAAAACAGATAAAAAAAGTCAAGAACGAGCTGAAAAAGACTTCTCACCCGATGGATAAGGAGACCCTTACCCTTAGGCTGACTGACCTGATAGCCCAGCTTAACGAAGTAAGTCAGAACTTTGTAAAAGTTGCAACAGGTATGGATCTTTCCGTCTTTAATGAGAATTCCCAGCATAATTTTGTCTGGCAGGAAGAGATCGAAACACTGGTCAGACCTTTGCTTCAGGAACTGAAGGAAATGACCAAGCGGCCCCGGCAGATTGAACGCCTTAAAAGCCGTGTTGCATACTTTGAAAGCAGACTGCCGAGAGCCAAAGAAGCGGTTGAGAATATCTCGACCCTCATTAACGAGGCCAAATCACCCGCACTCAAGGCCGAATTGGAAGTTCTTAAAACCGAATTTGAAAAACGGCAGATCAACATCGACAACCAGCTTGATGTTGCTCAGTTTGAACTGGCGGAACTGACTAAAGACAAACAGTCGTTTTATGAGTCAACGAAAAAGGTCATGGCTGTCTTTTTCAAAAGCCGCGGCAAAAATATCCTTTTTGCAATACTGGCATTTGCCGGTGTATTTTTCTTTTTCCGCTTTGTGGACCGTCTGTTCAAAAAAAGCCACCCGGCTTTCAAAAGCAAGGAACGCCCATTCTATGTCCGCCTGATAGAAGTAATACTGCTTATCTTCACCGTTATCGCAGCTACTTCCGCATCCCTTTTTACCCTTTATATCTCAGGTGACTGGTTTCTGCTCAGCCTCGCGATCATCTTTATCATCGGAGCCCTCTGGACCGCGCGAGAAGGATTTACCCGCTATTACGAACAGGTAAAACTCATTCTGAACCTAGGTTCTGTGCGGGAAAATGAACGCATCATCTATAACGGAGTTCCGTGGCAGGTAGAAAGGATCGCTCTCTATGCGAAGCTGAAAAATCCGGCTTTAAGCCCCAGCAAAATCAGGTTGCCCATCGGCAAACTGGAAAATATTGTTTCACGCCCTATAGGCAAAAGCGAACCATGGTTCCCATGCATGATTGATGACTGGGTGATTCTCTCTGACGGAGTTCGCGGCAAAGTGATCAGCCAGTCCCCGGATATGGTGGAACTGATCCAGCGCGGTGGAACCTACGTGACATACCAGACATCAAGTTTCCTGAGTCGTAACCCTAAAAACCTGTCCCGCAACTTCCGCCTGAAGTCGGTATTCGGCATCGACTATTCCCATCAGGCTGAAAGCACTTCCACCATTCTGGCTCAGGCCAAGGAATTCATCAGTGCCAGACTAGATGAGGAAGGCTACACAAAACATGTACTGAACCTTAACGTCGAATTTGAATCTGCGGCAGCGTCTTCGCTCAATATAGTGATCATTGCAGATTTCCACAGGGATATAGCTGAGCTATATGGCCGCCTGCAACGCGCACTGCAACGGTACAGCGTTGACGCCTGCACTCACTATGGATGGGGCATACCTTTCAACCAGCTGGTTATCCACAATCCCGAATAA
- a CDS encoding nitroreductase family protein codes for MLNFKVNEGLCIRCGKCITDCPTMCISMLEGDFPVILDENNCMRCQHCLAVCPTGAISIMGVDPADSIELQYELPTAHSMEALIKGRRSIRKYKKNALDKKIITKLLETASHAPTGVNAQGVLFTVTTTTEATEELRKEIYENVSRLLKTADYDKEDLRFQYMNMAHSAYTNHGVDVILRGAPHILIASAPKAIPLPKEDCVIALSTFELFAQTMGIGTLWDGMLQWCMEDFFPELTVKLGVPEDHKIGYCMIFGHPAVQYARTVQRKPGSLNLVDSF; via the coding sequence ATGCTTAACTTCAAAGTGAATGAAGGACTATGCATCCGCTGTGGCAAATGCATTACCGATTGCCCGACCATGTGCATTTCAATGCTTGAAGGTGACTTCCCCGTAATTCTGGACGAGAATAACTGTATGCGCTGTCAACACTGTCTGGCGGTCTGTCCTACCGGAGCGATTTCAATCATGGGTGTAGATCCCGCAGATTCCATCGAACTGCAATACGAACTGCCCACAGCGCATTCCATGGAAGCATTAATAAAAGGACGCCGCTCCATACGCAAATATAAGAAGAATGCACTGGACAAAAAAATAATCACCAAACTTTTGGAAACGGCCTCTCATGCTCCCACCGGGGTTAATGCGCAAGGGGTGCTTTTCACCGTCACCACCACAACCGAGGCAACAGAAGAACTGCGCAAGGAAATCTATGAGAATGTCAGCCGGCTGCTGAAAACCGCTGATTACGATAAAGAGGACTTGCGCTTCCAGTACATGAACATGGCCCACAGCGCCTACACCAACCACGGCGTTGACGTGATTCTGCGCGGTGCACCCCATATCCTGATTGCCAGTGCTCCCAAAGCAATCCCCCTGCCCAAGGAGGACTGCGTCATAGCTCTGAGCACCTTCGAACTATTCGCCCAGACCATGGGGATAGGCACGCTCTGGGACGGCATGCTCCAATGGTGTATGGAAGATTTCTTCCCGGAGCTTACTGTAAAACTAGGCGTTCCTGAAGACCATAAAATCGGATACTGCATGATTTTCGGCCATCCGGCAGTGCAATACGCACGAACTGTCCAGCGTAAACCGGGGTCATTAAATTTAGTTGATTCTTTCTAA
- a CDS encoding glycosyltransferase family 4 protein, protein MTNSTQPVLAMILKGYPRISETFISNEIRLLEQRGVKIHIISMRKPRENFTHKSIAEIKAGVSYLPSTVEGCLEELFGSTEMDAGLKDERYGRDEEFTERIDQIWNVYRETGSEASFKHMLQAEYIVEKILPGSDIFHFHAHFAHSPCSVARNASRLSGLPFSFTAHAKDIYTQKPEKITAKISEAKFAVTCTGYNCDYLQSIAPEDKPIHKVYHGIDLNLFSSDKEYTCSGPYEIFTVARFTTKKGLPTVFKALKKLDEKGIDFNYNIVGDGDEREETLKLLDELGLNGRCNWMGTKPHEEVLELYRKADLFVLGCEIAPNGDRDGIPNVLAESMAMSVPVVATTVSGIPELIESGKTGLLVEPGDHESMADAMERMLTDQELRKSLIPAAKERVHEIFDNRYWINVLADVYEQYWIKA, encoded by the coding sequence ATGACAAATTCTACACAACCTGTCCTTGCGATGATTCTCAAGGGCTACCCACGTATTTCCGAGACATTTATTTCAAATGAGATCAGGCTCCTTGAACAGCGGGGAGTCAAAATTCATATAATTTCCATGCGCAAGCCGCGTGAAAACTTCACCCACAAATCCATTGCCGAGATTAAAGCCGGGGTATCCTATCTGCCATCAACAGTAGAAGGCTGTCTTGAAGAACTTTTCGGTTCCACTGAAATGGATGCAGGCCTCAAAGATGAACGCTACGGCAGGGATGAAGAATTCACCGAACGCATTGATCAAATATGGAATGTCTACCGCGAAACCGGAAGCGAAGCCTCCTTCAAGCACATGCTTCAGGCTGAATACATTGTAGAAAAAATCCTGCCCGGATCAGATATTTTCCATTTTCATGCACACTTCGCACATTCCCCATGCTCGGTAGCAAGGAACGCCAGCCGTCTTTCCGGCCTGCCCTTCAGCTTTACCGCGCATGCAAAAGATATTTACACCCAGAAGCCTGAAAAGATAACAGCCAAAATTTCCGAGGCAAAATTTGCGGTAACCTGTACCGGATACAATTGCGATTACCTGCAATCCATTGCTCCGGAAGACAAGCCCATCCACAAAGTTTACCACGGCATTGACCTTAACCTGTTCAGTTCCGATAAGGAATACACCTGTTCCGGTCCTTATGAGATTTTCACCGTGGCCCGTTTCACCACCAAGAAAGGTTTGCCGACAGTATTTAAGGCACTCAAGAAGCTTGACGAGAAAGGCATCGACTTCAACTATAATATAGTTGGTGACGGTGACGAACGCGAGGAAACCCTCAAGCTGCTGGACGAACTTGGCCTGAATGGAAGATGCAACTGGATGGGAACCAAACCTCACGAAGAAGTGCTGGAGCTTTACCGCAAAGCGGACCTTTTTGTCCTTGGCTGTGAAATCGCGCCTAACGGCGACCGCGATGGCATACCTAATGTGCTTGCTGAAAGCATGGCCATGTCGGTCCCCGTGGTGGCAACCACTGTTTCCGGTATCCCCGAGCTTATCGAAAGCGGAAAAACAGGACTACTCGTCGAGCCGGGCGATCATGAATCAATGGCCGATGCAATGGAACGCATGCTCACAGATCAGGAACTGCGCAAAAGCCTGATCCCGGCTGCAAAAGAAAGGGTTCATGAAATTTTTGACAACCGCTACTGGATCAACGTGCTGGCGGATGTCTACGAACAATACTGGATAAAGGCATAA
- a CDS encoding mechanosensitive ion channel domain-containing protein, which produces MDVFSMTKINKIYPFLALFILLIVLAGSPAAGQTLPGINQSAISQLTEKDKATYAPSKEDLAKAKNTGKKLTLAQAIRDSIQSTSKGYSDLDQGLDYVAKGFRIAPQEIRKALNNLTGGKGTGRLLEIIASVLFIYGVGLAVEFAVRRITFNIRTKIETRHTGNLFNRLINDLILTGFELGYFLIFLYTTINSMVLFKHHPSVTLVAGGFLVPITRSRIGILVLRFIFAPRSEESRLIPISSYAALQITYWVSLTLILSPLSSRIIYTLSTMGMADETTAALFMFEIFVPTLLLLVLIWRNKRQLRNYILRNAINNAPGTFNYWLAYNWHRLATVYICVLITMRQISLLQGKEMLNALLLSLISVPGAILLDMTLLAALKNIISKKNRNMDKEEKEQKDLGYINHVHNGLQAILGVGLVLYLLEVWGISFNLGHSLSKGAVSIFVTVLLSYLLWEYFCGLIDSQFEGHDDEAEEMDEMGKGGSRKNTLLTLLKKFMTISIITISTLIILTSIGVNIAPLIAGAGIFGLAVGFGAQTLVKDVLSGVFFLVDDAFRIGDYVESGKLKGTVERISVRSISLRHSRGQLQIIPYGSLGSVTNFSRDWVAMKLEVRVPFDVDPEKVRKIIKKMGQKIAADEELGHLLLAPIKSQGVKEIDDSSQVIRIKFRCRPGDQFSLRKEVFRRVREEFAANHIEFAPKKVTVHVPNIENAILTREQLTTIAAAAAETSLAREEDQENS; this is translated from the coding sequence ATGGACGTTTTCTCCATGACCAAGATAAATAAAATTTACCCCTTCCTTGCACTATTCATCTTGCTTATCGTGCTGGCAGGGTCTCCCGCAGCAGGACAGACCCTGCCGGGAATAAATCAGTCCGCTATTTCACAATTGACGGAAAAGGATAAAGCCACCTACGCTCCAAGCAAAGAAGACCTTGCGAAGGCCAAGAATACCGGCAAAAAATTAACTCTGGCTCAGGCGATCCGTGATAGCATCCAAAGTACCAGTAAGGGTTATTCCGACCTTGATCAGGGATTGGACTATGTTGCCAAGGGATTCCGCATTGCCCCGCAAGAAATCCGCAAAGCACTGAACAACCTGACTGGAGGTAAGGGCACAGGCAGATTGCTTGAGATTATTGCCTCGGTTCTTTTCATCTATGGAGTCGGGCTGGCGGTTGAATTCGCGGTTAGGCGCATCACTTTTAATATACGCACCAAAATAGAAACCCGTCACACAGGCAATCTATTCAACAGACTGATCAACGATTTAATCCTGACAGGATTCGAATTAGGTTACTTCCTTATTTTCCTGTATACAACAATCAACTCAATGGTCCTGTTCAAGCACCATCCGAGTGTCACCCTTGTTGCTGGCGGTTTTCTGGTTCCCATAACCAGATCCCGGATCGGAATCCTCGTCCTGCGCTTTATCTTCGCTCCCCGTTCCGAAGAATCAAGGCTCATCCCTATCAGCAGTTATGCGGCCCTCCAGATCACTTATTGGGTTTCGCTGACACTGATACTTTCGCCGCTTTCTTCCAGAATAATATACACCCTTTCGACAATGGGCATGGCCGATGAGACAACTGCCGCACTGTTCATGTTTGAGATTTTTGTTCCTACTCTCCTGCTTCTGGTCCTCATCTGGCGCAATAAGAGACAGCTGAGAAATTACATTCTCAGAAACGCAATCAACAACGCACCGGGAACATTCAATTACTGGCTGGCATATAACTGGCACAGGCTTGCGACAGTTTATATATGCGTGCTGATAACCATGCGCCAGATAAGCCTGCTCCAGGGCAAGGAAATGCTTAATGCCCTGCTGCTCAGTCTTATTTCAGTTCCGGGCGCTATTCTTCTGGATATGACTCTGCTGGCCGCGCTGAAAAATATCATCAGCAAAAAAAACCGGAATATGGACAAGGAAGAAAAGGAACAAAAAGACCTAGGATACATCAATCATGTGCACAACGGACTGCAAGCCATACTGGGAGTAGGGCTGGTTCTCTACCTGCTGGAAGTATGGGGCATATCCTTCAACCTTGGGCACTCCCTCTCAAAAGGTGCAGTAAGTATTTTCGTCACCGTCCTGTTGAGCTACCTGCTCTGGGAATACTTCTGCGGATTGATCGACAGCCAGTTTGAAGGTCACGATGACGAAGCGGAAGAAATGGATGAAATGGGCAAAGGCGGATCACGCAAAAACACCCTGCTGACCCTGCTGAAAAAGTTTATGACTATCAGCATAATAACAATCAGCACCCTGATTATCCTCACCTCAATAGGTGTAAACATTGCTCCACTGATCGCCGGTGCCGGTATATTCGGTCTGGCAGTAGGTTTCGGCGCCCAGACTTTGGTAAAAGACGTCCTCTCAGGTGTATTTTTCCTCGTCGATGACGCTTTCAGAATAGGTGATTATGTTGAGTCCGGAAAACTGAAAGGTACCGTAGAACGTATCTCCGTCCGCTCAATAAGCCTTCGGCACAGCCGTGGGCAACTTCAGATTATTCCCTACGGTTCACTAGGGTCCGTAACGAACTTCAGCCGGGATTGGGTGGCGATGAAGCTTGAAGTCAGGGTTCCTTTTGATGTCGACCCGGAAAAAGTCCGCAAAATAATCAAGAAAATGGGTCAAAAAATAGCCGCAGATGAAGAGCTGGGCCATTTGCTGCTTGCCCCGATCAAATCTCAGGGCGTTAAAGAAATTGATGACTCTTCGCAGGTAATCAGGATCAAATTCCGCTGCCGCCCCGGGGATCAGTTCTCATTGCGCAAGGAAGTCTTCCGCCGGGTCCGCGAAGAATTTGCTGCCAACCATATCGAATTTGCTCCGAAAAAAGTTACTGTTCACGTGCCCAACATCGAAAACGCGATACTGACAAGGGAGCAGCTGACCACCATTGCAGCGGCCGCAGCGGAGACAAGTCTGGCCCGGGAAGAAGACCAGGAAAACAGTTAA
- a CDS encoding DUF3431 domain-containing protein, with translation MSKISVEVVVARYKEDVSWLDTSEWPAVIYDKGGDLVASGDSRAVGLPNVGREAHTYFTHILERYPDFPDYTIFLQGDPFFHTQDLSAEQLFELADGKILRNIKFFGFAWFKIRCDQLGRPHDMHDPAKEGKWKGWGKDIPVGEIFEKLFKRPSPEKFIANAPTGNFIVAKERILTRPRSFYENALGLVMADQDDENNTGHAFERLWQIVFNGSASINPPEE, from the coding sequence ATGAGCAAAATAAGTGTTGAAGTGGTAGTAGCGAGATACAAAGAGGACGTCTCATGGCTTGATACATCCGAATGGCCTGCGGTTATCTATGATAAGGGCGGTGATCTAGTCGCGTCCGGAGACAGTCGGGCTGTTGGTTTACCCAATGTGGGCCGGGAGGCGCATACTTATTTTACGCACATTCTTGAGAGATATCCGGATTTTCCAGATTACACTATATTTCTTCAGGGCGACCCTTTTTTTCATACACAGGACCTAAGCGCGGAGCAGCTGTTTGAACTGGCAGATGGAAAAATTTTACGTAATATAAAATTTTTTGGATTTGCATGGTTCAAGATTCGCTGTGATCAATTGGGGCGACCTCACGATATGCATGATCCGGCTAAGGAAGGTAAATGGAAGGGGTGGGGGAAGGATATCCCTGTAGGTGAGATATTCGAAAAATTGTTTAAGCGGCCATCGCCGGAGAAGTTTATAGCCAATGCGCCCACAGGAAACTTTATTGTTGCCAAGGAAAGAATTCTGACCCGGCCACGGTCGTTTTATGAAAATGCTTTGGGTCTGGTCATGGCTGATCAGGATGATGAAAATAACACCGGACATGCTTTTGAGCGTCTCTGGCAGATTGTCTTTAATGGATCAGCTTCAATCAATCCTCCAGAAGAGTAA